Proteins encoded within one genomic window of Companilactobacillus zhachilii:
- a CDS encoding acyltransferase, translating to MAQVKKKKYLYEVDLMRVLFIAGVLLNHTTTAFKNNVSNGSGSELFLEATHLALHFTRMGFMFMTGLVLVLNYYNKEPHWFNFWKKRYISVGIPYIGWNAILMWFATITAGVALNWPDYFRNLFDAIIHGNKYYMYYILVTFQLYLVFPLIVTLFKKLKNHHVAILVGSALIQLLLVIGIKYWLPGVDRSGWWYLFRAYGMNILVYQFYFIAGAFVAIHYDEVDRFIEKNHRVIGWSTLALAMGTVALFFGNQQILKLSMSATESIHQPYIFIYDTFMIAFVFWIGRQYAHARKTTFPKWLDKIIKNMSKVSFGIYLTQTIPITLLYGILSVIKLPSILMLFLLPVGYAFVLSGAFLISWFCYKVPPFGVLIGRPQWHFSKTRQEIKGVKENVENNKSIKQTIRE from the coding sequence TTGGCACAAGTTAAAAAGAAAAAATATCTTTATGAAGTGGATTTGATGCGGGTGCTTTTTATCGCCGGTGTGTTGTTGAACCATACGACAACAGCTTTTAAGAATAATGTAAGTAACGGTTCCGGAAGTGAATTATTTTTAGAAGCAACACATTTAGCACTTCATTTTACCAGAATGGGTTTTATGTTTATGACCGGGCTTGTCTTGGTATTGAATTATTACAATAAAGAGCCACACTGGTTCAACTTTTGGAAGAAACGATATATCAGCGTTGGAATTCCGTATATCGGATGGAATGCCATTTTAATGTGGTTTGCCACGATTACGGCTGGAGTTGCCTTAAATTGGCCGGATTACTTTAGAAATTTATTTGATGCAATTATCCATGGTAACAAATACTACATGTATTATATCTTGGTCACGTTTCAGTTATATCTAGTTTTTCCACTAATTGTCACCTTGTTCAAAAAGTTAAAGAACCATCATGTGGCAATCTTAGTCGGTAGTGCGTTGATTCAATTGCTATTAGTGATTGGCATTAAGTATTGGTTACCAGGTGTTGATCGTAGTGGTTGGTGGTACTTATTTAGAGCTTACGGTATGAACATTTTAGTTTATCAATTCTACTTCATTGCTGGAGCTTTTGTTGCTATTCATTACGACGAAGTTGACCGTTTTATTGAAAAAAATCATCGAGTAATCGGTTGGTCAACACTCGCTTTAGCAATGGGAACGGTAGCTTTATTTTTTGGTAATCAACAAATTTTGAAATTGAGTATGAGTGCTACTGAATCGATTCATCAGCCATACATTTTCATTTACGACACGTTCATGATTGCCTTTGTTTTTTGGATTGGACGGCAATATGCACATGCCAGAAAAACGACTTTTCCTAAGTGGCTCGATAAAATAATTAAAAATATGTCAAAAGTTTCGTTTGGGATTTATTTAACGCAAACTATTCCCATTACTTTATTGTACGGAATATTAAGTGTTATCAAATTACCTTCAATCTTGATGTTGTTCTTGCTACCTGTTGGCTATGCGTTCGTATTAAGTGGAGCGTTTTTAATCTCCTGGTTCTGCTACAAAGTACCACCATTTGGGGTATTAATTGGACGACCACAGTGGCACTTCAGTAAAACGCGTCAAGAAATCAAAGGAGTAAAAGAGAATGTCGAAAATAACAAATCAATTAAACAAACAATTAGAGAATAA
- a CDS encoding ABC transporter ATP-binding protein, which yields MEPKSQFLNIKDVSTAFKINGKYYDAISHINLSVHHDEILAIVGESGCGKSTLATTIMGLHDPSETKITGEVDFEGTDLLKLDENGYNQFRGAKIGMIFQDPLSALNPLKRIEDQISEVMDYHTDFSTEQKHQRVLELLDQVGIINPQRTARQFPHELSGGMRQRVIIAIAIACKPDLIIADEPTTALDVTIQAQILDVLRAIQKENHAGIILITHDLGVVAETADRVAVMYAGQIVEEGSVEQIFNQPKHPYTRSLLRSMPQLDKENDDLYVIRGNVPSLQKMPHTGDRFAPRIPWMSDDEHETEPTMHEVETGHLVRCTCYKSFKFPDEQGGASA from the coding sequence TTGGAGCCAAAATCACAATTTTTAAATATTAAGGACGTTAGTACCGCTTTTAAGATCAATGGTAAATATTATGATGCGATTTCTCATATTAACTTGTCAGTCCATCATGATGAGATTTTAGCCATTGTTGGTGAGTCTGGCTGTGGGAAAAGCACTTTAGCCACTACCATTATGGGACTACACGATCCATCAGAAACAAAAATCACTGGGGAAGTTGATTTTGAAGGAACTGACCTTTTAAAGTTAGACGAAAATGGCTACAACCAATTTCGTGGCGCTAAGATCGGCATGATTTTCCAAGACCCACTTTCAGCTCTGAATCCATTAAAAAGAATTGAAGATCAAATCAGTGAAGTAATGGATTATCACACTGACTTCTCAACTGAACAAAAGCACCAACGTGTTTTAGAGCTACTTGATCAAGTCGGCATTATCAATCCTCAACGGACAGCCCGTCAATTTCCGCATGAATTATCTGGTGGTATGAGACAACGTGTTATCATCGCCATCGCCATTGCTTGTAAACCTGATTTAATTATCGCTGACGAGCCAACGACTGCTTTGGATGTAACTATCCAAGCTCAGATTTTGGACGTCCTACGAGCTATTCAAAAAGAAAATCATGCCGGTATTATTCTAATTACCCATGATTTAGGTGTTGTTGCTGAAACAGCTGACCGAGTTGCCGTTATGTATGCTGGCCAAATCGTTGAAGAAGGTAGTGTTGAACAAATCTTCAATCAACCAAAGCATCCCTACACTCGTTCACTATTACGATCAATGCCTCAACTAGACAAAGAAAATGATGACTTATATGTCATCAGGGGAAATGTTCCCTCCTTACAAAAAATGCCTCACACTGGCGACCGTTTTGCACCCAGAATTCCTTGGATGTCAGACGACGAACATGAAACTGAACCAACTATGCATGAAGTCGAAACAGGACACTTAGTTCGTTGTACTTGTTACAAATCATTTAAGTTTCCTGATGAACAAGGGGGTGCATCTGCATGA
- a CDS encoding AMP-binding protein, which translates to MSKITNQLNKQLENNMNQLIIKDEASQRWFNGYEIADDVRALREEFLELHIGYGDVVLVCLPNTAAYPVITQALWEVGAVMHPIAATTPELELQQELNEHDYVASIVGQELVNAVLDDHLAIVTSLHLQTYHLLHIIRDRNLMGHDARIPDEDDLALIMNTSGTTGKPKRVGLTHRLLLNGVEHDIESHQMTTLDTTMVVMPMFHINAQAVSILSTRLSGGKIVITDKFSASKFWNQVRDNNVTWVSVVPTIINILLINQRANASYRDNIKLRFVRCSSFALPLDKLTAFQTRFHTQILEGYGMTETASQCTINPFNAPKVGSAGKAYETEVEIMNDGKLERSANKIGEIVVRGDHVISDYLDPHPDSFKNGWFLTGDIGYLDNDGYLFVKGRKKDIINHGGEKVAPAQVENVLSQLNFVKEVSVIGTPDTLYGEAVTAVVISHGQQSETLERQKIIAHAKATLAKYEQPTRIFFVDDYPRNATGKVIRLKLREQIMSELTRSVG; encoded by the coding sequence ATGTCGAAAATAACAAATCAATTAAACAAACAATTAGAGAATAATATGAATCAATTAATCATTAAAGATGAAGCCAGTCAGCGCTGGTTTAACGGCTATGAAATTGCAGATGATGTTAGAGCATTAAGAGAGGAGTTTTTAGAATTACATATAGGATATGGCGATGTGGTATTAGTATGTCTACCAAATACGGCTGCTTATCCAGTGATTACACAAGCCTTGTGGGAAGTTGGAGCGGTCATGCATCCAATTGCAGCAACGACGCCGGAACTGGAATTACAACAAGAGTTGAATGAACATGACTATGTGGCCTCAATTGTTGGACAAGAATTAGTTAATGCTGTATTAGATGACCATTTGGCTATCGTAACGTCGTTACATTTACAAACATATCATTTGCTACATATCATTCGCGACCGGAACTTAATGGGTCATGATGCGAGAATTCCCGATGAGGATGATTTGGCATTGATTATGAATACTTCGGGAACAACTGGAAAACCCAAACGGGTTGGTTTAACACATCGCCTTTTGCTGAATGGCGTTGAACATGATATTGAAAGTCACCAAATGACGACATTAGATACGACGATGGTTGTTATGCCAATGTTTCATATTAATGCCCAGGCAGTTTCAATTCTTTCAACCAGATTGTCAGGTGGCAAAATCGTAATTACTGATAAATTTAGTGCTTCGAAATTTTGGAATCAAGTCCGTGATAATAATGTGACGTGGGTATCTGTTGTACCAACCATTATCAATATTTTGTTAATCAATCAACGAGCTAATGCCAGTTATCGAGATAATATTAAGTTACGTTTTGTCAGATGTTCGTCATTTGCGTTGCCGCTAGATAAATTAACCGCCTTTCAAACGAGATTTCATACACAAATTTTAGAAGGTTACGGGATGACTGAGACAGCCAGCCAATGTACCATCAATCCCTTTAACGCTCCTAAAGTTGGTTCAGCCGGTAAAGCTTATGAAACTGAAGTAGAAATTATGAATGATGGCAAACTAGAGCGCTCTGCTAATAAAATTGGTGAAATTGTCGTCCGTGGTGACCATGTTATTAGTGATTATCTGGATCCACATCCAGATTCATTTAAGAATGGTTGGTTTTTAACTGGCGATATTGGTTATCTCGACAACGATGGCTATTTGTTCGTGAAAGGTCGAAAAAAAGATATTATCAATCACGGTGGTGAAAAAGTAGCTCCAGCTCAAGTTGAAAATGTTCTTAGCCAATTGAATTTCGTCAAAGAAGTTTCAGTCATTGGAACACCTGATACGCTTTATGGTGAGGCAGTGACAGCAGTTGTTATCAGTCATGGACAACAATCAGAGACCTTGGAACGTCAAAAAATCATTGCCCATGCAAAAGCAACACTGGCTAAATATGAGCAGCCAACCCGAATTTTCTTTGTCGATGATTATCCTCGTAATGCAACTGGAAAAGTCATCCGTTTAAAATTACGTGAACAAATCATGTCAGAATTAACTAGGAGTGTCGGATGA
- a CDS encoding ATP-binding cassette domain-containing protein: protein MSLVEIKDLTVHYPIRSGFWNRITDSVKAVDGISFNIEAGETYGLVGESGSGKSTTGKSVVGLEKVTSGSIMYQGKDITKKANRKSLDYNHDVQMIFQDSLSSLNPRKRIEDIIAEPLRNFEHLDKNEEKLRVLQLLDIVGLDADALYKYPHQFSGGQRQRIGVARAVATNPKLIIADEPVSALDLSVQAQVLNFMKKIQREFGISYLFISHDLGVVRHMCNNIAIMNRGRLVEIGTRDDIYNHPIHIYTKRLLAAIPETNVNNRAEHRAKRLQVEKVYQEQQDKYYDKNGEAYPLVQITPTHSVALPKDLADKFKHEGEVQA, encoded by the coding sequence ATGAGCTTAGTTGAAATTAAAGATTTAACCGTGCACTACCCTATCCGTTCTGGATTTTGGAATCGTATCACCGATTCAGTCAAAGCTGTCGACGGTATTAGTTTCAACATCGAAGCCGGCGAAACATACGGCCTTGTCGGCGAATCTGGCTCGGGTAAATCAACCACTGGTAAATCAGTCGTTGGTCTTGAAAAAGTCACTAGCGGTTCAATTATGTACCAAGGAAAAGACATTACGAAAAAAGCTAACCGTAAGAGCCTTGATTATAACCACGACGTTCAAATGATTTTCCAAGATTCACTTTCTAGTTTGAATCCGAGAAAACGAATTGAAGATATTATCGCTGAACCATTACGGAATTTTGAACATCTTGATAAGAATGAAGAAAAACTCCGCGTTTTACAATTGCTAGATATCGTTGGACTCGACGCTGATGCACTTTATAAGTATCCACACCAATTCTCTGGTGGTCAAAGACAACGTATCGGGGTCGCACGAGCAGTTGCTACCAATCCAAAGTTAATCATCGCTGATGAGCCTGTTTCAGCCCTAGACTTATCTGTTCAAGCCCAAGTGCTGAACTTTATGAAAAAAATTCAACGTGAATTCGGTATCTCTTATCTTTTCATTTCTCACGACTTAGGTGTTGTCAGACATATGTGTAACAACATCGCCATCATGAATCGTGGTCGTCTAGTTGAAATCGGAACACGTGATGATATTTATAATCACCCGATCCACATCTATACTAAACGACTACTAGCTGCCATCCCTGAAACAAACGTCAACAATCGTGCTGAACATCGCGCTAAACGTTTGCAAGTCGAAAAAGTTTATCAGGAACAACAAGATAAATACTACGACAAAAATGGCGAGGCTTATCCATTAGTCCAAATCACCCCCACTCATTCAGTGGCTTTACCAAAAGATTTGGCTGATAAATTTAAACATGAAGGCGAGGTGCAAGCATAA
- a CDS encoding SDR family NAD(P)-dependent oxidoreductase, with translation MANVVIITGISSGMGRAAALYFKKQGFEVYGGARRVERLVDLQEQGIHTQKLDVTDKLSVRGLVDHVISEEGHIDVLINNAGYGEYGPLEEVPIENAKRQFDVNLFAVDQITQLVLPFMRHQGSGRIVNISSIAGDIYSPLGGWYHATKAGLNMWSDVLDSEVHRFGIRSVVVQPGLTKSEWSTIALNNARKNLLDDSPYSDLVDKLEDMFGKINTGATSEELAKVFYQAATDVRPKRRYYHSIVDHGMVVIARSMPNTYRAVLNRLMK, from the coding sequence ATGGCAAATGTAGTGATTATTACTGGTATATCTTCAGGAATGGGGCGGGCTGCTGCTTTATATTTCAAGAAACAAGGTTTTGAAGTATATGGGGGCGCTCGTCGGGTTGAACGTTTGGTTGATTTGCAGGAGCAGGGGATTCATACGCAAAAATTGGATGTGACTGATAAGTTGTCTGTCCGTGGATTGGTGGACCATGTAATCAGTGAAGAAGGCCATATTGATGTTTTGATTAATAACGCGGGTTATGGTGAATATGGTCCTTTAGAAGAAGTGCCAATTGAAAATGCTAAACGTCAGTTTGATGTGAATTTATTTGCGGTTGATCAAATAACGCAATTGGTTTTGCCATTCATGAGACATCAAGGTTCTGGTCGGATTGTTAATATTTCCTCGATAGCAGGTGATATTTATAGTCCATTAGGTGGTTGGTATCATGCTACCAAAGCTGGCTTGAATATGTGGAGTGATGTTTTAGATAGTGAGGTTCATCGCTTTGGGATTCGCTCAGTTGTGGTTCAACCAGGATTGACCAAGTCAGAGTGGAGTACGATTGCTTTGAATAACGCACGGAAAAATCTATTGGATGATTCTCCTTATAGTGATTTGGTAGATAAGTTGGAAGATATGTTTGGAAAAATTAACACTGGGGCAACTTCAGAAGAATTGGCAAAAGTTTTTTATCAAGCAGCAACCGATGTTCGTCCTAAACGGAGATATTATCATTCAATAGTTGACCATGGCATGGTAGTGATTGCACGTTCAATGCCTAATACTTATCGAGCCGTGTTAAATAGATTGATGAAATAG
- a CDS encoding glycoside hydrolase family 65 protein translates to MLFGISTKKDDDWWIGVTALDTPHLSKYESLMFQGNGYLGIRGSLEEHYLNEKRDMFVLGTFDKFENEATELPNLPDIVNIEIQVNGKLLSLNHGETTDYQRGLNLRNGEIIRSFNWQNGKDKLHFEFRRFVSMSNCHLFVSQVKITPLSENVRLQIKSGIDGQQTNSGTQHFVEANKRLFNARFVQMQTQTQNSLVKFALTEYHRLFLNTSELILNPRLQLERRQIFANYSIDVEKNKCLTFVKYADVFASNDKDLQVNVSKDCLKQLEHVGREDYQKLLADSTRVWEDKIWQNSSVEISSHNNKPQIAVNYARYQLFANVPRDYSKNIGAKGMTGEGYKGHAFWDTEIFMMPFFMMNIPSYAHNLLIYRYLNLIGAQKKARQGGYHGAQFPWEAAMPEDAESAPLWGSADIITGEPMKILSGETEIHVTGDVAFGVYQYIKNTGDQEFARRMGYEIILQCAKFWASRVSWNVSIDQFEIIDVIGPDEYKEHASNNAFTNYMVHWCMRKGAEIITQLRRDDLITYDKLDKKMDLSKLFKELILKTSKLYLPEPNNKEIIAQDDNYLSYPRINVDKYRASDNVSEIFRDFDLKQLDKLQVTKQADVLLLLLLFEDDFSKDIIKKNWDYYEPKTIHDSSLSFSTHAILANDIGLYNKAFEYFEKNCQIDLGTNMNSSVKGIHMAGLAGTWKIVIEGFGGIRTGKEGLQIQPHIPSTWNSLKYSIVWQGKRIKVLVTHTSFSVTSDEKFEFSYHDHNYHVEPKEKVLIAI, encoded by the coding sequence ATGCTATTTGGAATCTCAACTAAAAAAGATGACGACTGGTGGATTGGCGTCACAGCACTTGATACACCTCATCTGAGTAAATACGAATCATTAATGTTTCAAGGTAATGGTTATTTGGGAATTCGTGGTTCATTGGAAGAGCATTATTTGAATGAGAAGCGAGATATGTTTGTTCTGGGAACTTTTGATAAGTTTGAAAATGAAGCTACTGAATTACCTAATTTGCCTGATATTGTTAATATTGAAATTCAAGTTAATGGAAAATTGTTGAGTCTGAATCACGGCGAAACGACCGACTATCAACGTGGTTTGAATTTGCGCAATGGTGAAATTATTCGATCATTTAATTGGCAGAATGGTAAAGACAAGCTTCATTTTGAGTTTCGGCGTTTTGTCTCGATGTCCAATTGTCATTTATTTGTGTCACAAGTAAAAATTACGCCACTGTCAGAAAATGTTCGTCTTCAAATTAAATCTGGAATTGATGGTCAACAGACTAATAGCGGTACACAGCATTTTGTTGAAGCCAACAAACGACTTTTTAATGCGCGGTTCGTGCAAATGCAGACACAGACCCAAAATTCGTTGGTAAAGTTTGCTTTAACTGAATACCATCGTCTCTTTTTAAATACTTCTGAATTGATTTTGAATCCACGCTTACAGTTGGAAAGACGTCAAATTTTTGCCAATTATTCAATCGATGTCGAGAAAAACAAATGTCTGACTTTTGTTAAATACGCTGATGTTTTTGCTAGTAATGATAAAGATTTACAAGTAAATGTTTCAAAGGATTGCTTAAAACAACTGGAGCATGTGGGACGGGAAGATTATCAGAAATTGTTGGCTGATTCCACTCGAGTTTGGGAAGATAAAATTTGGCAAAATAGCTCTGTTGAGATTTCTTCACACAATAATAAACCTCAAATTGCTGTGAACTATGCTCGTTATCAATTGTTTGCGAATGTTCCACGTGATTACAGTAAAAATATTGGTGCCAAAGGGATGACTGGTGAAGGTTATAAAGGTCATGCTTTTTGGGATACAGAAATATTTATGATGCCTTTTTTCATGATGAATATTCCATCATATGCGCACAATTTATTGATTTATCGTTATTTGAATTTAATTGGTGCTCAAAAGAAAGCTCGTCAAGGTGGTTATCATGGAGCCCAATTTCCTTGGGAAGCTGCGATGCCAGAAGATGCGGAGTCGGCTCCTTTGTGGGGCAGTGCCGATATTATTACTGGAGAACCGATGAAAATTTTGTCTGGTGAAACGGAAATTCACGTAACTGGTGATGTCGCTTTTGGCGTTTATCAATACATCAAAAATACTGGTGATCAAGAATTTGCTAGGCGGATGGGTTATGAAATAATTTTACAATGTGCCAAATTCTGGGCTAGTCGTGTATCTTGGAATGTTTCGATTGATCAGTTTGAAATTATTGATGTCATTGGTCCTGATGAATATAAAGAGCATGCTTCAAACAATGCTTTTACTAATTACATGGTGCATTGGTGTATGCGTAAAGGAGCTGAAATTATCACTCAGTTGAGACGTGATGATTTGATTACTTACGACAAATTGGATAAGAAAATGGATTTGAGCAAATTATTCAAGGAATTGATTTTGAAGACGTCCAAGTTATATTTACCAGAACCCAACAATAAAGAAATTATCGCCCAAGATGACAACTATTTGTCCTATCCTAGAATTAACGTCGATAAATATCGAGCCTCAGATAATGTTTCGGAAATTTTTCGTGATTTTGACTTGAAACAATTGGATAAGTTGCAAGTAACTAAGCAAGCAGATGTGTTGCTATTACTGTTATTATTTGAAGATGATTTTTCCAAAGATATTATTAAGAAAAACTGGGATTATTATGAGCCCAAAACAATCCATGACTCGTCATTGTCATTTTCAACCCACGCAATATTGGCGAATGATATTGGATTGTACAATAAAGCATTTGAATACTTTGAAAAAAATTGTCAGATTGATTTAGGCACAAATATGAATTCTTCAGTCAAAGGGATTCACATGGCTGGCTTGGCAGGAACTTGGAAAATTGTTATTGAAGGTTTCGGAGGTATCAGAACTGGAAAAGAAGGCTTGCAAATTCAACCACATATTCCTAGCACGTGGAACTCGTTGAAGTATTCGATTGTCTGGCAAGGGAAGAGAATTAAAGTACTAGTTACGCACACCAGCTTTTCAGTTACTTCTGATGAAAAATTCGAGTTCAGTTATCACGACCATAATTATCATGTTGAACCGAAAGAAAAAGTTTTGATAGCTATTTAA
- a CDS encoding glycoside hydrolase family 65 protein — translation MKFCVDTNEKNSWYIGTNDYGSKMINKFETVMFQGNGYMGMRAVAEEKQLHEQRDMFISGTFDAFPNEVTELPNLPDLINLEIKVDGQPLCLKDGYVENYHKSLNLKNGELTRTFDWIINNKAVHFNYRRFISMYDKHLFVSQVEVSSAQDELNVQLSSGIDGRQSNDESQHLMEGDKRLYDGQYIQMQAETQQSHIDFVFNVRHKIYVDEVLLSDKPYINMSRRQIFGNYNVDLQAGQTLTFIKYANVYTSIDQDADPNKLTDDSVAALKRASLSNYNESLQKSDRVWNHNIWQKNYVQIDSEDEKPQVAINFARYQLAANTPLDPRMNIGAKGITGEGYKGHTFWDTEIFMLPYYTFTMPDVAKNLLTYRYLGLQGAHKKAQGNNYQGAQFPWEAADPTDGETAPLWGSADIVTGKPMKIWSGFIEQHVTSDIVIAIMDYLHATGDQVFADDMGYEIILDAAKFWSSRLEYNEEQDVYEINDVIGPDEYKEHADNNAFTNYTAQWCIQKAIKVYNLIKEENPELYLKLSNKLNLETTYESWINQVNRIYVPQPNIEGVIPEDDQYLSLKNVDVSKFQVNDQISTIFKTYNLSQINQMQITKQADVLLLIYLFENMFDDNIKQSNWNYYEPRTTHDSSLSQSIHSILASDLGLNDEAYKFYEMSCETDLGIHIGKAIRGLHMAACGGLWNMTVEGFGGVRIDNGKLRIEPHLPASWNSLKYQINWQGSTVRVGIDGEKMFVQVIGDGIEFVSYGREYQVPANGSLEIELPVEETVTD, via the coding sequence ATGAAATTTTGCGTAGATACAAATGAGAAGAACAGTTGGTATATCGGGACTAATGATTATGGTTCAAAAATGATCAATAAATTTGAAACTGTAATGTTTCAGGGCAATGGCTATATGGGGATGAGGGCTGTTGCTGAAGAGAAACAATTGCACGAACAACGTGACATGTTCATTTCGGGAACGTTTGATGCTTTCCCAAATGAAGTAACTGAATTACCTAATTTGCCGGACTTAATCAATCTGGAGATTAAAGTTGATGGTCAGCCACTTTGTTTGAAAGATGGTTATGTTGAAAACTATCATAAATCTTTGAATTTGAAAAATGGCGAGTTGACTCGAACATTTGATTGGATTATCAATAACAAGGCAGTTCATTTTAATTATCGTCGATTTATTTCGATGTATGATAAACATCTTTTCGTTTCTCAAGTGGAAGTTTCTTCGGCTCAAGATGAGCTTAATGTTCAATTAAGTTCGGGGATTGATGGGCGTCAGTCTAATGATGAATCGCAGCACTTGATGGAAGGCGATAAGCGTCTTTATGATGGGCAATATATTCAGATGCAGGCTGAAACACAACAGTCACACATTGATTTTGTCTTTAATGTACGGCATAAAATTTATGTTGATGAGGTTTTATTGAGTGATAAACCGTATATCAATATGAGTCGTCGTCAAATTTTTGGTAATTATAATGTTGATTTACAAGCGGGTCAAACGTTAACTTTTATCAAGTATGCCAATGTTTATACGAGCATTGATCAAGACGCAGATCCAAATAAATTGACTGACGATTCGGTGGCCGCTTTGAAACGTGCCAGTCTGTCGAACTATAACGAATCACTTCAAAAGTCAGATCGAGTTTGGAATCATAATATTTGGCAGAAAAATTATGTTCAAATTGATTCTGAGGATGAAAAACCACAAGTAGCAATTAATTTTGCTCGTTATCAGTTGGCGGCGAATACACCGCTTGATCCACGAATGAATATTGGTGCTAAGGGTATCACGGGTGAAGGTTATAAAGGGCATACGTTCTGGGATACAGAAATATTTATGTTGCCATATTATACTTTCACAATGCCTGATGTGGCTAAAAATTTACTAACATATCGTTATTTGGGTTTGCAAGGTGCTCATAAAAAAGCACAAGGTAATAACTATCAAGGAGCCCAGTTCCCATGGGAAGCGGCTGATCCAACTGATGGTGAAACGGCTCCACTTTGGGGTTCGGCTGATATTGTGACCGGCAAGCCGATGAAAATTTGGTCGGGATTTATTGAACAACATGTGACGAGTGATATTGTCATTGCTATTATGGATTATTTGCATGCCACGGGTGACCAAGTTTTTGCGGATGATATGGGTTATGAAATTATTTTAGACGCTGCAAAGTTTTGGAGTAGTCGTCTCGAATATAATGAAGAACAGGATGTTTATGAAATTAATGATGTAATTGGACCGGATGAGTATAAGGAGCATGCTGATAACAATGCATTCACAAATTACACTGCTCAATGGTGTATTCAAAAAGCTATCAAAGTTTACAATCTCATCAAAGAAGAAAATCCCGAATTATATCTTAAATTAAGTAATAAATTGAATTTAGAAACAACTTATGAATCCTGGATCAATCAAGTTAATCGGATTTACGTGCCTCAACCAAATATTGAAGGCGTAATTCCAGAAGATGATCAATATTTATCATTGAAAAATGTTGATGTTTCTAAATTCCAAGTTAATGATCAAATTAGTACCATTTTCAAAACATATAATTTATCGCAAATCAATCAGATGCAAATTACCAAACAAGCTGATGTTTTACTATTAATTTATTTGTTTGAAAATATGTTTGATGACAATATTAAACAAAGCAATTGGAATTACTATGAGCCAAGGACAACCCATGACTCCTCATTGTCACAATCGATTCATTCAATTTTGGCAAGTGATTTAGGGCTAAATGATGAAGCTTACAAATTTTATGAAATGTCATGCGAAACCGATTTAGGAATTCATATTGGTAAAGCTATTCGTGGATTGCATATGGCAGCTTGTGGTGGACTTTGGAACATGACTGTTGAAGGCTTTGGTGGCGTCAGGATTGATAATGGCAAGTTAAGAATTGAGCCACATTTACCAGCTAGTTGGAATAGTTTGAAATACCAGATAAACTGGCAGGGAAGCACGGTCCGTGTTGGTATTGATGGTGAAAAAATGTTTGTCCAGGTTATAGGTGATGGGATTGAGTTCGTTAGTTATGGCCGGGAGTATCAAGTTCCAGCTAATGGCAGTCTTGAAATTGAATTACCAGTTGAAGAAACTGTTACTGATTAG
- a CDS encoding helix-turn-helix domain-containing protein, whose protein sequence is MYNNQYLKAYFTLKKIKQSDIADLLGKSTSTIRRKNDDLGFTQKEILLIHNKYNIPIEAFFYDNTENKDNKDFL, encoded by the coding sequence ATGTACAATAATCAATATTTAAAGGCTTACTTTACACTTAAAAAAATTAAACAGAGCGATATCGCCGATTTACTCGGTAAATCCACATCGACCATTCGAAGAAAGAATGACGATCTTGGTTTCACTCAGAAGGAGATTTTACTCATTCATAATAAATATAATATTCCTATAGAAGCGTTTTTCTATGACAATACTGAAAATAAAGATAACAAAGATTTCTTATAG